In Mustelus asterias chromosome 17, sMusAst1.hap1.1, whole genome shotgun sequence, the following are encoded in one genomic region:
- the LOC144506486 gene encoding uncharacterized protein LOC144506486 — MMLATLLLFAACVAVGSKRLQSPPALWLQEGQIAHFKCILQDEGKAVNGSIYWHYVKVIFGDTHVRNISAELEDDRIIVSRVNITYFYSKLRIKDLHISDTGMYYCNILIHKGSLSRKIMGSGSHLIVQVAARKNQNYEEPMTILNNLQSVVRYILFVLLMCYFILVETFY; from the exons ATGATGCTTGCTACATTGCTTTTGTTTGCAGCCT GTGTTGCTGTTGGATCAAAGCGACTACAATCACCCCCCGCACTCTGGCTGCAGGAAGGCCAGATTGCCCATTTCAAATGCATTCTACAGGATGAAGGCAAGGCAGTAAATGGCAGTATCTATTGGCATTACGTTAAAGTGATATTTGGTGATACACATGTGAGAAATATCAGTGCTGAGTTGGAAGACGATCGTATCATTGTGTCCAGGGTGAACATAACTTATTTCTACAGCAAACTGAGAATTAAGGACCTTCACATTAGTGACACAGGGATGTATTATTGTAACATCCTTATTCACAAAGGTTCACTTTCAAGGAAGATCATGGGCTCTGGGAGTCATCTAATTGTTCAAG TTGCTGCACGGAAGAATCAAAATTATGAAG AACCCATGACCATTCTGAACAATCTCCAGTCAGTCGTCCGCTATATTCTGTTTGTTCTGCTCATGTGTTACTTCATACTTGTTGAAACATTCTACTAA
- the LOC144506490 gene encoding V-set domain-containing T-cell activation inhibitor 1-like, whose product MMLLLCSLLFGLLFGHIETFIVSSDEDIAAEIGNHVILNCAFDSHGDSNPTVIWQKIGLDQTVHKYRENENDFSEQHKNYTKRTELHGVNKGDASLTLKNVNIWDEGTYKCSVYNDNGFGDVLIHLSVWAQCTDGIHIVWKSDGNGNDMLSCQSSGWYPKPEVSWKDKHGNDLNEFAEVTLTRDNNGFFSVEHDLKQDHDSKNQYICSKKHQWMTEPLRARAVFTDGGTIVRIDDGSPPSDL is encoded by the exons AT GATGCTATTACTGTGCTCTCTCCTGTTTGGCTTGCTGTTCGGCCATATTG AGACATTCATTGTTTCCTCTGATGAGGACATTGCTGCAGAGATTGGCAACCATGTCATTCTCAACTGTGCATTTGATAGCCATGGTGACAGTAATCCTACAGTGATCTGGCAGAAGATAGGTCTGGATCAAACTGTGCACAAGTACAGGGAAAATGAGAATGACTTCAGCGAACAGCACAAAAACTACACCAAGAGAACTGAACTTCATGGAGTCAACAAAGGAGACGCATCTCTTACACTGAAGAATGTTAATATCTGGGATGAAGGAACCTACAAGTGCAGTGTGTATAATGACAATGGATTTGGTGACGTATTAATACATCTATCTGTTTGGG CACAATGTACTGACGGTATCCATATCGTATGGAAATCTGATGGAAATGGCAATGACATGCTGTCTTGCCAGTCTTCAGGCTGGTACCCAAAACCAGAAGTTAGCTGGAAAGATAAGCATGGTAATGATCTGAATGAGTTTGCTGAAGTAACCCTGACCAGAGACAACAATGGATTTTTCAGTGTTGAACATGACCTGAAGCAGGACCATGATTCAAAGAACCAGTACATCTGCTCCAAGAAACATCAGTGGATGACAGAACCTCTCCGTGCTCGAGCTGTGTTCACAG